From a region of the Gossypium raimondii isolate GPD5lz chromosome 10, ASM2569854v1, whole genome shotgun sequence genome:
- the LOC105776312 gene encoding non-specific lipid-transfer protein, whose product MASSMSLKLTCVVVFCMVVGAPLAQGAISCGQITSALAPCIAYLKGNGAGSAPPACCNGIRSLNSAAKTTPDRQAACSCIKSAATGISGINYSTAAGLPGKCGINIPYKISPSTDCKSIK is encoded by the exons ATGGCTAGCTCAATGTCCCTTAAGCTTACATGTGTGGTGGTGTTTTGCATGGTGGTGGGTGCACCCCTGGCTCAAGGGGCCATAAGTTGTGGTCAAATCACAAGCGCCCTCGCACCCTGCATTGCTTACTTGAAAGGGAATGGTGCTGGTTCTGCTCCCCCAGCTTGCTGCAACGGCATCAGATCTCTCAACTCTGCCGCCAAAACAACACCAGACCGGCAAGCAGCTTGCAGCTGCATCAAAAGTGCGGCCACCGGCATTTCTGGCATCAACTATAGCACTGCAGCCGGACTCCCAGGCAAGTGCGGTATCAACATCCCTTACAAGATCAGCCCTTCCACTGACTGCAAAAG CATTAAGTGA